The Phacochoerus africanus isolate WHEZ1 chromosome 3, ROS_Pafr_v1, whole genome shotgun sequence genome window below encodes:
- the SGK2 gene encoding serine/threonine-protein kinase Sgk2, producing the protein MDSSPAGTPSPQPPRANRNINLGPSANPNARPTDFDFLKVIGKGNYGKVLLAKHKSDGMFYAVKVLQKKSILKKKEQGHIMAERSVLLKNVRHPFLVGLRYSFQTPEKLYFVLDYVNGGELFFHLQRERRFLEPRARFYAAEVASAIGYLHSLHIIYRDLKPENILLDCQGHVVLTDFGLCKEGVEPEETTSTFCGTPEYLAPEVLRKEPYDRAVDWWCLGAVLYEMLHGLPPFYNQDVSQMYENILHQPLRIPGGRTVAACDLLQALLHKDQRQRLGSKTDFLEIKNHVFFSPINWDDLYHKRLTPPFNPNVAGPADLKHFDPEFTQEAVSKSIGCAPDTMASSSGASSAFLGFSYAPEDEAILDC; encoded by the exons ATGGACTCCAGCCCAGCTGGGACCCCGAGTCCGCAG CCCCCGAGGGCCAACAGGAATATCAACCTCGGGCCTTCTGCCAACCCAAA TGCCCGGCCCACTGACTTCGACTTCCTCAAAGTCATTGGCAAAGGAAACTATGGAAAG GTCCTACTGGCCAAGCACAAGTCAGACGGGATGTTCTACGCGGTGAAGGTGCTGCAGAAAAAGTCCATCCTAAAGAAGAAAGAG CAGGGCCACATCATGGCCGAGCGCAGCGTGCTGCTGAAGAACGTGCGGCACCCCTTCCTCGTGGGTCTGCGCTACTCCTTCCAGACGCCTGAGAAGCTCTACTTCGTGCTCGACTATGTCAACGGGGGAGAG ctcTTCTTCCACCTGCAGCGGGAGCGCCGGTTCCTGGAGCCCCGGGCCCGGTTTTACGCTGCCGAGGTGGCCAGCGCCATTGGCTACCTGCACTCCCTCCACATCATTTACAG GGACCTGAAACCAGAGAACATTCTCTTGGACTGCCAG ggaCACGTGGTGCTGACAGATTTTGGCCTCTGCAAGGAAGGTGTGGAGCCGGAGGAGACTACATCCACGTTTTGTGGCACCCCTGAA TACTTGGCTCCAGAAGTACTTCGGAAAGAGCCTTATGATCGGGCAGTGGATTGGTGGTGCTTGGGGGCAGTTCTCTACGAGATGCTACACGGCCTG CCACCCTTCTACAACCAAGATGTGTCCCAGATGTATGAGAACATTCTGCATCAGCCACTACGGATCCCCGGGGGCCGGACTGTGGCCGCCTGTGACCTCCTGCAAGCTCTTCTCCACAAGGACCAGAGGCAGCGGCTGGGCTCCAAAACAGACTTT CTTGAGATAAAGAACCATGTATTCTTCAGCCCCATAAACTGGGATGACTTATACCACAAGAGGCTGACTCCACCCTTCAACCCAAATGTG GCAGGCCCTGCTGACCTGAAACACTTTGACCCAGAGTTCACCCAAGAAGCCGTGTCAAAGTCCATTGGCTGCGCTCCCGACACGATGGCCAGCAGCTCTGGGGCCTCAAGTGCCTTCCTGGGATTTTCCTACGCGCCGGAGGACGAGGCCATCTTGGATTGTTAG